Below is a genomic region from Delftia tsuruhatensis.
TCGGCCTTTTGCGGCCTCACCGGCTTCAAGCCCACGGCGCGCCGCGTGAGCATGCAAGGCGTGCTGCCGCTGTCGGCCAGCCTGGACTCCATCGGCCCGCTGGCACCCAGCGTGCGCTGCTGCGCCACGCTGGACGCCATTCTTTCGGGCGAACCCTTGCAAGAACTGCATGCCGCGCCGCTGCAGGGCCTGCGCCTGCTGGCGCCCACCAACGTGGTGCTGGACGGCATGGACGCGGCCGTGGCCGCCGCCTGGGAGCTTGCGCTGTCGCGCCTGTCCCAGGCCGGTGCGCAAGTCACCCATGCCGTGGTCCAACCCTTCGGCGAGCTGGCCGAAATCAATGCCAAGGGCGGTTTCACGGCGGCCGAAGCCTGGGCCTGGCACCGGGGCTACCTGGCCACGCGCCTTGACGAGTACGACCCCCGCGTGGGCACGCGCATCCTGCGCGGCAAGGACATCAGCGCGGCCGACTACATCGACCTGCTGGCACGCCGCAAGCACTGGATTGCCCGCGTCGAAGCGCAGCTGGCCGACCATGACGCGCTCATCATGCCCACCGTCCCCGTAATCGCCCCGAAGATTGCCGGCCTCACGGCCAGCGACGAAGCCTACTTCGGCTCCAACGGCCTGATCCTGCGCAACCCCACGCTGATCAACTTCCTGGACGGCTGCGCCATCTCCCTGCCCTGCCACCAGGCAGGCGAGGCTCCCGTGGGCCTGAGCCTGGCCGCTGCGGGCGGGCAGGACCGGCGCCTGCTGTCCATGGCACTGGCCGTGGAACAGTTGCTGGCGCAGGACTGAGGGACTCAGCGGCTTTCAGGCGCAAGGTCGCTGCCCGGCGGGCAGGCGGTGTCCGCGCCATGCCTGAGCGCGAAGGCAATCGCCGCTTCCTCGGCCACGCGGGCTGCCACCTCGGTCAGCGGGTTTTGCAGGTCATTGCGATAGCAGGCCACCAGCGGCAGCGACGGGAACTGGCGATCGACGCGCAGCAGGCGCAGGCTCCGGTCGGCCAGTTCGCGCTGGATGATGGCCGGCGGCAGGGTCGCCACGCCCAGCCCGTCGCAGACCACGCGGATCATGGTCGCCACCGAGGCGATGCAGTTCAGGTGCACCGTCGCACCGATCTCCGAGGCAAACAGCTGCTCGATGTAGGTCACGGGCTCGGTGCCGCGCGCAAAGCTGACGATGGGAAAGGCCGCCAGCTCCGCCAGGCCCAGGGCCTCGTCCCCGATGCCCAGCGAGGGACTGGCCACCCAGCGCATGGAAAACTGTCCCAGCGGCAGATGGCTGATGACGCCCGAGGACACGGGCTTGGCCTGCAAGGACAGATCCAGCTGCCCCTTGAGCAACTGCTCGGACATGTGGATCGTGGTGTCGGAAGCGATCTCGACCCGCAGCCTCGGGTAGCGCTGGTGCAGCAAGGCCAGGAACTCGGGAAACCAGCTGTGCACGATGGACTCGATGGCGCCGATGCGGATCACGCCCGCATAGGCCTGCTTGTCCAGCATGTCCTCGCGCATCTCCCGCATGAGCTTGAGCATGCGCTCGGCATGGATGAGGGCCTTGGCCCCGTCGGCCGTCAGCGTGACCTCGCGCACGCCGCGGTCGAACAGGCGCACGCCGAACTCCTGCTCCAGCGTGGCGATGCGGCTGGAGACGGCGGCCTGCGTGGTGTACAGGCGCTCGGCCGTCATGCGGAAATTGCGCAGCTCGGCCAGCAGCACGAAGGTTTCCAGGAACCGTAGATTCATGCGGCGATGTTAGCCATATCGATATAGCCCATGCATAGAACAGCAGCGTGCAAAATGACTGTTTCGTGTTCGCGCACACTGGCTGCGCTGCCCACTGTCCAACCACCACCCCAACTCGCGGAGGTCCGATGAGAGCTGACAACATCCTGCAAACGATTGGCAAAACCCCCCATGTGCGCATCAACCGCCTGTTCGGCGCCGGTGCCAACGTCTGGGTCAAGTCCGAGCGCGGCAACCCCGGCGGCTCCATCAAGGACCGTATCGCGCTGGCCATGGTCGAGGATGCCGAGCGATCCGGCGCGCTGCAGCCCGGCGGCACCATCATCGAGCCCACCAGCGGCAACACCGGCGTGGGCCTGGCCCTGGTCGCGGCCGTCAAGGGCTACAAGCTGGTGCTGGTCATGCCCGAGAGCATGAGCATCGAGCGCCGCCGCCTGATGCTGGCCTACGGCGCCAGCTTCGACCTCACGCCCAAGGAAAAGGGCATGAAGGGCGCCATCGCCCGCGCCCAGGAGCTGGCCGCGCAGACGCCCGGCGCCTGGATTCCCCAGCAGTTCGAGAACCCCGCCAACATCGACGTGCACGTGCGCACCACGGCCGAGGAAATCCTGGCCGACTTCCCCGAAGGCCTGGACGTGCTGATCACCGGCGTGGGCACGGGCGGCCACCTTACGGGCGTGGCCCGCGTGCTGAAGGCGAAATTTCCCCAGCTCAAGGTCTTCGCCGTGGAACCTGCCGCATCGCCAGTGATCTCGGGCGGCCAGCCCTCGCCCCACCCCATCCAGGGCATTGGCGCAGGCTTCGTGCCCAAGAACCTGGACACCAGCCTGCTGGACGGCGTGATCCAGGTCGAGGCCGAACCCGCGCGCGAATACGCACGCCGCTCGGCCCGCGAGGAAGGCATCCTGGTCGGCATCTCCTCGGGCGCCACCCTGGCCGCCATTGCGCAAAAGCTGCCCGAGCTGCCCGCAGGCGCCAAGGTGCTGGGCTTCAACTACGACACGGGTGAGCGCTACCTGTCCGTCGAAGGCTTTCTGCCGGCCTGAACGGCGCGCACCGACAGCGAAACAAGGCCCCATCGGGGCCTTTTTCCTTGGCGCCACGCAGTTTTTCATCATCGGCCTGCGGCACCTTCTTCGCGGGCCGGACCGCCGCCGGCCTGGCCGTGCTGGCCGCCATGGCCGCCGTGCTCATGGCGCGCACGAGGCCTGCGCCTCCTGCGTGACCCAATCCACGAAAGCCCGCACCTCCGGCCGCTGCATCGACTCGGGCCGCGTGACCGCGTAGTAGGCGAAGCGGGCGGGCCAGGGGCGGTCCAGCACCTGAACCAGGCGGCCCGCCGCGATCTCCTCGGCGGCGTACTCCCGGGGCACCAGGGCCAGGCCCTGGCCGGCCTCGGCCGCACGGATCAGCAGGAAGTCATCCCCATAGGCCATGCCGGCGCCGGCCCTGTCATCGACGGCCACGCCATGGGCCGCGAGCCACAGCGGCCAGTCGGCGCGCTCGCTGTCGTGCAGCAGCGGATACCCCAGGCAGTCGGCCGGCTTGCGGATGCGGCGGGGACCGGACACCAGGCCCGGGCGGGCCACGGGCACCAGCACGGGCGCCATCAGAGGCCGCACCTCCAGGCCCGGGTACTCGCCCAGGCCATGCCTGAGCGCCACATCGACGTGGCTGCGCTGCAAGTCCACCACCGCCGCACTGGCCTCCACGCGCACCTCGATGCCGGGGTGCAGCGCATTGAAGCGGCCCAGCCGCGGCACCAGCCAGGCGGCGGCGAAGCTGGCCATGGTGCTCACCGTGAGCGTGGGCCGCGCGCGGATGCGCTCCAGCGCCTGCATGCAGGACTCTATCTGCGCAAAGGCCTGCAGCAGCCCCGGATGGACGCGGGCACCCGCCTCGGTCAGCCGCAGGCCCTGGCGCTCGCGCGTGAACAGCGCCACCCCCACGCGCTCTTCCAGCAGCCGGATCTGCTGGCTGACCGCGCCCGGGGTGACATGCATGCCGTCGGCGGCGGCCCGGAGGCTGCCGCGCTGGCCGACCTCCACGAACGCGCGCAGCGCCAGCAAGGGAATGGGAGCAGCCATGATGAGTTTTCCTAAACCTTGTCCACAGGATAAATCGTTTTCCCCAATTGGCATATCCAAACGATGATGAACCCATCAACACATGCCATCAAGGAGCGCCAATGAGTTTAGATTATCTACATCATCCCCAGCCTGCCCGGAAACCCTCCTCCACGCAGGCAGGCGCCAGCCTTAGGCTCTACAGCGACAGCTCGCCCAACGGCTTCAAGATCAGCATCGCGCTGGAGGAACTGGGCCTGCCCTATGCGCTGGAACATGTGCGCATCGACCAGGGCGAGCACCGCAGGCCCGGCTTTCTGCGCCTGAATCCGCATGGCCGCATCCCCGTGCTGGTGGACGAGGTGCATGGCGTCACGCTGTTCGAATCCGCCGCCATCCTGCTGTACCTGGCCGACAGGACCGGCCGGTTGATGCCCGCCGCGCCGCCCGAGCGCTGGCAGGCCATCCAGTGGCTGCTCTTCCATGCGGCCAGCGTGGGCCCGCTGCTGGGCCAGCGCGTGCACTTCGAGATCTTCGACCAGCACCGCAACCCCGAGGCCGTCGCGCGCTACAGGCGCCTGACCGAGGAGGCATTCGCCACGCTGGATGCCCGCCTTTCGCAGCATGCCTACCTGGCCGGCAAGGACTATTCCATGGCCGACATCGCCCATTTCGGCTGGACCCATATCGCCCGCGTCATCGACTTCGACTTCAGCGGCTTTCGCCACCTGAGCGCCTGGCACGAGCGCGTGGCGGCCCGCCCCGCCGTGCAGCGCGGCATCGCCCTGCCCGCGCCCGCCACCGGCCCGTGATGCGCCGCCGGCCCGCAGCTTCGACCACCCCAAGGCCCGGGTCCTGCCCAGGCCGACATCCCTTGTCTCCGATGAACCCCATGACCTCTTCCTCCACCTATCAGCCCATGGGCGCGTCTTTCGAGGCCTTTGCCCGCCATCCCGGCTACCGCCGCATGTTCGCGCCGGGCGCACTCACGCTGGGCATCTTCCTGCCGCTGCGCTTTTACAGCGGCGACATGCGCGTCCTGGAAGGCCAGGCCCGGCTGGTCGAGGCCCTGGACCGCCAAGGCTTCGCCGCGGCCTGGGTGCGCGACGTGCCGCTGCTGGACCCCGGCTTCGGCGACGCCGGCCAGCTCTTCGATCCCTTCACCTACCTGGCCTTTCTCGCGGCGCGCACACGGCACATCGCCCTGGCCACGGGCAGCGCCGTGCTGCCGCTGCGCCATCCCATCGACGTGGCCAAGGCTTCGGCCAGCATCGACCGCCTGTCGGGCGGGCGGCTGGTGCTGGGCGTGGCCTCGGGCGACCGCCCCATGGAATTTCCCGCCTATGGCCTGGACCACGGCCAGCGCAGCGAGCTCTTTGCGCAATCGATGGACTATCTGCGCCAGCTCATGCACCCGGGGCGCATCGCCATCGAGTCGCCGCTGGGCCGCTTTGCGGGGGCCGAGCTGCTGCCCCAGCCCGTGCACGGCAGCATTCCGCTGATGGTCACCGGCGCATCGGGCCAGCCGCTGGAGTGGATCGCCCGCCAGGCCGACGGCTGGCTGACCTACCCCGACGCCACGCACACGGCCGAAGGCCCGCTGCGCCTGGCCCGCAAGATCGCCGCCTGGCGCGCACTGATCCCGGATGCGGGCTTTCGGCCCCACGCCACCAACGAGTGGCTGGACCTCGTGGACAACCCCGCCCATCCGCCCACGCCGCTGCGCGGCGGCTATCTATTGCAAACCGGGCGCCAGGGCCTGATCGACCTGCTCGGCCGATGGCGCGATGCCGGCGTCAACCATGCGGCCCTGGGCATCCAGCACTCGCGGCGACCGGCGTCCGAAATACTCCAGGAACTGGCGCAGGAAGTGCTGCCGCTGTTTCCTTCCCATCCGGGGCCGCAGCCTGCGCAAGCCGACTGGTAGCGTGTGCTCCCAGGCCCATTCCCACCCGATCGAAAAAAGGAATAAATGGTCGAAATATCGGAAAGGGTCTACCCCTTTCTAGGAATATTCTGATAATGCTTTCGTTTCACGATAGTTTTAAACCATCGACGCATTTAACGTGGTAGTCTTTAGCACATGACGTTCGCACCATTGCGTCATGGACTCCATGGCACGTGGGCAATCCGCTTTCCTCCATACCATCTGCACTGCTCAAAACCGCGCGATCCGGCCCAGCCGGCATCGCGGGCAAAAGGCCATGCGGATCATCGGAAAACTGAACACCGTGCAAGACATTCCATTGCAAAACACCTATTGCGTCACCCGGGTCGAAGGAATCGCGTCGGGCCTTGGCACCCGCCACTTGCACTGGTCCGCCAGCATCAAGCGCCACCGCAGGACCTATGCGCGCCATTTCGCGGACAGCCTCTATGGCGGCCAGGAATCGGCATGGCTGCGGGCCGTCGCCTACCGCGATGCGGTCATGCGCCTTTTTCCGCCCCATACCCAGTTGACGCAACGCACCATGCTGCGTTCCAACAATACGTCCGGCATTGCCGGTGTCTCTGCCAAGCGCATCAATGGCCGGCTGATTGCCTGGACGGCCACCTTGAGTACCGCCAGTCTGTCCGGCATGCCCGATGAGCACGCAAGGCTGCGACTGCTCAATGCCTGGTTCGACGCCGTGCGGCCCCAATTCATGCGCTTGCGCCTGAAGGTCGTTTTCCAGGGCAGCAAAGGCTGTGACTGCCTGTACCTCGTCGCAGGCAACGAAAGCAGGCCGGGACAGCTGCGCCGCAAAGCCTGGACCATCAAGCGCAGGACCCATCAGCAAGTGCTGCGAATCGCCTGGGACTATGCAAGGTCCACTCTCACGGAACAATTCGGCGAAGAGGGTTGGCAGGAGTTTTCACGATTGCACTAGGCCGCCGTGCTTTCCAGTGATCCACAACAATTGTTACTTATTCGCCATCGCCATGAGCCCCCCGGCCATGCCGTCCTGCGCCATACTCCGCCCGCCGAACTGAAGCCCATGCTGCGGGAATGGCATATTCCGCCCCTTGCCCCCCAGGACAATCCACGCGCCTGATTGGCCGCACCCACCATTCACCACCAACCACAAGGGAGAGAAAATGTCGAACCGTACCTTCATGGCGCACAGTCCATTGGGCGACCAACTGGAATTCCGCACCCTGTCCGGAGAGGAGCAGATCTCCCGCCTCTTCGAATTCCGCGTGAGCCTGATCAGCGAAAGCCCCTCCATCTCCGCCAAGGCCCTGCTGGGCAAGGACATGAGCGTGGAGATCGATCTCACCACGGAATCGGGCGGGGGTGGAAAGCGCTATCTCTCGGGCCAGGTGACGCAATTCACCTACACCGGCAGAGACGGGGATTTTTTCAGCTACGAAGCCCTGCTGCGCCCCTGGCTATGGCATGCCACGCGCCGATCGGACTTCAAGATCTTCCAGTTCAAGAAGGTACCGGACATCATCCAGGAAGTGCTGGCGCCCTATGGCTTTTCCATCGACAACAAGCTCACCGGCCATTACCGTGAGTGGGTCTACATGGTCCAGTACGGCGAGTCGGACTTCAACTTCGTCTCGCGCCTCATGGAGCAAGAGGGAATTTTCTTCTTCTTCTCCCACAGCCAGGGCAGCCACACCCTGGTGCTGGCCGACGACATCGGCTCGCTGAGCCCGCTGCCCAACGGACCTGCCACCATCCCCTACTACTCGGGCGACCGCGCGGCCCACGTGAAGGACGAGGACCACATCGATGGCTGGACCTTCGCCGAGGACATCGCCTCGGGCCACTTCGAGGCCGACGACTACGACTTCGAACGCCCCAAGGCCGACCTGACCACGCGCCACCGCCAGCCTGCGGGCCACACCGAGGACAGCCGCGAGATCTTCGACTGGCCCGGCGGCTACACCCAGCAGGGCGATGGCGAGAACTATGCCCGCGTGCGCATCGAGCAGCAGAAGGCGCAGCGCGAGATGGCGCAGGGCGAGGGCAACGCGCGCAACATCGCGCCGGGCTACCTGTTCACGCTCAGCAAGTACCCGCGCCAGGACCAGAACAAGCCCTACCTGATCGAGTCGGCCACCTACCGCTTCGAGGAGAACGTGCGCCGCAGCGACGGCGCGGGCGGCAGCGGCCGCTCCAAGCGCGCGGGCACGGACAGCCCCACCACCTACCGCATCAGCTTCGCCACCGTGCCCAAGAGCGTGGCCTACCGCAGCCAGCGCAGCACGCCCAAGCCCCACACCACGGGCCCGCAGACGGCGGTGGTCACGGGCCCCGCGGGCGAGGAGATCTACACCGACAAGTACGGCCGCGTGAAGGTGCAGTTCCATTGGGACCGCTACGGCAAGATGGACGAGAACTCCAGCTGCTGGATCCGCGTCAGCCAGACCTGGGCGGGGGCGGGCTACGGCAGCATGCACATCCCGCGCATAGGGCAGGAGGTCATCGTCGACTTCCTCAACGGCGACCCGGACCATCCCATCATCACGGGCCGCGTCTACAACGCCTTGCAGATACCGCCCTGGGATCTGCCGGCCAACAAGACGCAGTCGGGCATCAAGACGCATTCCAGCAAGGGCGGCGTGCCGGGCGACGGCATGAAGAACAGCCCGGGCACGGCCAATGTCCTGCGCTTCGAGGACAAGGCCGGTGCGGAGCAGCTGTGGCTGCATGCGCAGAAAGATCAGCTCACCGAGGTCGAGAACAACGAGACGAAATGGGTCGGTGCCAATAGAACCAAGGATGTGGATGGCAATGAAACCAACACCATAGGACAAAATCGCACGGAACTCGTCCAGCAAAACGAAACCATCACCATCGTCGGAACCCGTGATGAAACAGTGCTGGACAACGAGCTTCTGAAAATCAAGGACAACCGCACCCATACCATCAAGAAAGACGCGGAGGACTGGATAGGCCAGGATCACCAGATGAATGTGGGCCGGCATGTCTTCCTGGAAGCCGGGGAGACATTCACCATCACCTGCGGCGAGTGCCTTTTCCACATGACAAAGGAAGGAAAGGTTGTCATCAAGGGCAATCAATTCCTGCTGGCGGCCATGGAGGCGGACGGGATCATCCTCACCAGGAGCGGCAACCTCCAGCTCAATCCGGATGGATATGACAGTGAAGACCTGGCGCCCCATGAAAGGCTTGGCGACGCCGTCATCAAGGCCCAGGTCGAAAACACGTTTCCACCCAAAGAATGATTTCGAGGTGACCTGATGCCTTTCGCCTACAGAACCAATGAAGCGCTGATCGAGATCCCCGGTGAGCTGCAAAGGGACGAGTCCATGAACATCGTCCACTTCCTCACCAGGGAGGGCCGCCAGCGGCGCATGATCATTTCCAGGGAAATGCTGCCGGGCGATGCCGACTTCGATGCCATCGTGAGGGAGCAGGTGAGTGCCCTGAAAAAAGAGAAGCTCATGAAGGTGGGCGAAGTCAAATCGATGGTGATCTCAGGGGAGAACTGGCCCGCCATCTCGATCGATGCCTATGCCAGGATGGGCAAGGAGCATGCATGGCAGTTCCATATCGCATTCCACTGGGCGAAGAAATACCTCATCACTGTCAGCCTGAATGCAAAAGAGGAAATGTCCGAAGATGAAAAGACCGAATGGGTGAAGACCGTTCAATCCTTCAAATTCGATCTTTGATCACCGATCATCCATTTCTCTTGAATTTCCATGAGCATTTTAAAGGCCGCGCGTGTCGACGACCCCATTGCGCATTCCAGCCTGGCTGGAATGCTGCTGAAGGCGGGCTCCAGTCTTGTCACCAATGTGGTTGCCGGATTGGCCGGTGGGGTTCTCCTGACCGCCGCCATCAAAGGCGCCGTGTTTCTGGCCTGCCTGGGGCCCATTGGGTGGATCGCGGGGGCGGTCCTGATCGCGGGCGCATTGGCCGCCAACTATGTGATAGACGAGGCGGCGGAGGCGGTGGATGAAAAGGCGCACAGCTGGATAGACGACAAATTCCCGCCCGTGGTGGAGGGAAAGATCGCAGGCGGCTCGCCCAACGTCTTCGTCAACTCCAGGAACCTGGCCCGGGCCTTGCCGGACGCACTGCCTGGAGACGGCGTCAAGTGCGACCGGCACAGCCCGCCGGAATGCGTGGCGCAAGGCAGCGAGAACGTGCTGGTCAACAACTGGCCCGCCCACCGCAAGACAGAGTGCAGCACCTGCGATGCCAAGACACATGAGGGCTCCCCCAATGTGCTGATTGGCGGCCCCACCAAGACCCTGCGCACCATCAAGCCGGAAATCCCGGCCTGGCTGAAGTACATCAACTATGCGGTCGCCCTGGTCAAGACCATCAAGGATGTGAGAAAGCTCAAGCTCACCTCCATCTGCGACCTGATCGCCACCTTTGCAGGCGGAGGCGTGCCGGGCGCATCGGGCCGGCGCCCCATCCATGCCGCCATGGGGCACAAGTACCTGCGCGGCGAGGACGACCTGGACTTCTCGCTGGCCGCCATCTTGCCGGTGGCATGGCAGCGCTGCTACAGCAGCCGCGACCTGCGTACCGAAACCCTGTTCGGCCCAGGATGGAGCACCCCCTTCGAGATCGAGCTGCAGCTGGCCGCCTACGACGACACCTGCACGGACGCCGCCGCCCAGCCGCAACACTACCTGGTCAACGAAGACGGCCTGAAGCTGGATTTCGGGCACCTGCAGCCGGGCCATTCGCTGCTGATCGTCAACCACGGCTGGACCCTCATACGCATGCCCGACGGAGGCTGGGCCGCGCGCCATCCCGACGGGCTTTTCTACGACTTCGCCAGGCTGCCGCAGGTGCGCCAAGGCCGCCCCTGCGTGCTTCGCCCGCGCTCCATCCAGGACCGCAACCGCAATGCCATCGCCCTGGGCTACGAAGAGTTCCCCAACGGCGAAACCGGCCGGCTGCTGCATGTCGCGGACAGCGCCAAGCGCATCTACGACCTGCACTACTGCGCCGAACACGGCCGCCGGGTGGAATCGATCCGCTGCCAGCAACTGATCGACTCCGCTGAACTGGTGCGCTACCGGTATGACGAACGTGGCAGGCTCGTCGAAGTCATCAACCGGCTGGGCCAGACCACACGGCGCTTCAGCTGGCACGACCAGGGCCCGGGCACGGGGCTGATGGCCTCGCACACGGTGTCCACCGGACTGCAAAGCTCCTACGAGTGGGCACTGTTCGCCCCGGAGCAGCATCCGCGCGTCGTGCGGCACAGCACCAATACCGGCGAATCGCTGCGACTGGAGTACCGCCTGCCCGGCGACGACGGGCAAGGCCATACCCAGGCCACCGACCAGAGCGGCCATCGCCAGCACTGGACCTGGCAGGCGCAAAGCTACCTGCTGCTCGGCCACGTGGATGCCATGGACCGCCGCTGGCAACTGCAATGGAACGAGCAGGGGCTGCTCGAAAAAGTGCGGCAGCCCAACGGCGGCATCTGGACCATCGAATACGACAGCCAGGGCAACCCCATCGCGCAGACCGATCCGCTGGGCGCCCAGACCCGCCTGGCGTGGGATGCCGCGCTGGAGCTGCCGGTCGAGGAAATCGATGCCCTGGGCCGGCGCACCACATCCGAATACGACGCCCAGGGCAACCTGATCAGGCTCTCGCACCCGGGCGGTGAACAGACCTGCACCGTGGATGAACAAGGCCTGGTCACCCGGATCGTGGACGAGCGCGGCGGCACAAGCCATTGGGTCTGGAACGGACTGGGCCTGCTGGTGCAGCACACCGATTGCTCCGGCCGGCGCACCCGCTTCGAACATGACTCGGAAGGCCGCCTGCTGACACGCACCGACGCCGACGGACAGACCACCCGCAGCGAATACGATGCCCTGCACCGCATCGTGCGCCTGATCACCCCGGATGGCCAATGGCAGCGCTGGCAATACAACACGGCGGGCCTGCTCGCACGCGCCATCAGCCCTGCCGCGGGGCCGTCCGACGCCACGGACCTCGAGGCGCTGGAGCCGGGACAGGCACCCCAGCCGGTACGCATCACCCGCACGGACTGGACGGCCAGCGGGCAGCTCAGCACCTTGACCGACGCCGCTGGCGGCACCATCCGCCTGCACTACAACCGCGCGGGCGATCTGGAAACCCTCGAAGACGGCCTGGGCCAGGCCACGCGCTTCCTCCGCAACGCGGCCGGGGAGCTGGTGGGAGAAATCGGCGTGGACGATCTCACCAAGCGCTACGAGCTCGATGCCATGGGCCTGCCCGTCCGGATCGTCCAGAAGGACGAAGCCGTCCACGCCGATGGCCTGGCCAGCACCACCATGCTGGAGCGCGACCTGCTGGGCCGGCTCATCTCCAAGACCACGACCGACACCCGTACCCAGTACCGCTACGACGCGCTGGGACGCATCATCGCCATCACCCGCCATGCGCAGGCACGCCACGGCTGGTCCGCCGCGCAAGCCGCCGAAGGCGGGCCACCGCTGCTCGACGAGCTGCAACTGACCTGGTCACCCGCCGGCGACCTGGTGGGCGAGCAGCAAACCATCCACGCCCTGCTCATGCCCGCCGTGGCGCATGCGGGCACCCGGCTGGGCAACGACCGCCCCTCGCCCACCCTGCACCCGGCCTTCGCCCACGTGCAGGTCCTGGAGCCGCCGCGCA
It encodes:
- a CDS encoding LysR substrate-binding domain-containing protein, with translation MAAPIPLLALRAFVEVGQRGSLRAAADGMHVTPGAVSQQIRLLEERVGVALFTRERQGLRLTEAGARVHPGLLQAFAQIESCMQALERIRARPTLTVSTMASFAAAWLVPRLGRFNALHPGIEVRVEASAAVVDLQRSHVDVALRHGLGEYPGLEVRPLMAPVLVPVARPGLVSGPRRIRKPADCLGYPLLHDSERADWPLWLAAHGVAVDDRAGAGMAYGDDFLLIRAAEAGQGLALVPREYAAEEIAAGRLVQVLDRPWPARFAYYAVTRPESMQRPEVRAFVDWVTQEAQASCAP
- a CDS encoding type VI secretion system Vgr family protein, yielding MSNRTFMAHSPLGDQLEFRTLSGEEQISRLFEFRVSLISESPSISAKALLGKDMSVEIDLTTESGGGGKRYLSGQVTQFTYTGRDGDFFSYEALLRPWLWHATRRSDFKIFQFKKVPDIIQEVLAPYGFSIDNKLTGHYREWVYMVQYGESDFNFVSRLMEQEGIFFFFSHSQGSHTLVLADDIGSLSPLPNGPATIPYYSGDRAAHVKDEDHIDGWTFAEDIASGHFEADDYDFERPKADLTTRHRQPAGHTEDSREIFDWPGGYTQQGDGENYARVRIEQQKAQREMAQGEGNARNIAPGYLFTLSKYPRQDQNKPYLIESATYRFEENVRRSDGAGGSGRSKRAGTDSPTTYRISFATVPKSVAYRSQRSTPKPHTTGPQTAVVTGPAGEEIYTDKYGRVKVQFHWDRYGKMDENSSCWIRVSQTWAGAGYGSMHIPRIGQEVIVDFLNGDPDHPIITGRVYNALQIPPWDLPANKTQSGIKTHSSKGGVPGDGMKNSPGTANVLRFEDKAGAEQLWLHAQKDQLTEVENNETKWVGANRTKDVDGNETNTIGQNRTELVQQNETITIVGTRDETVLDNELLKIKDNRTHTIKKDAEDWIGQDHQMNVGRHVFLEAGETFTITCGECLFHMTKEGKVVIKGNQFLLAAMEADGIILTRSGNLQLNPDGYDSEDLAPHERLGDAVIKAQVENTFPPKE
- a CDS encoding amidase, whose translation is MTQALPLPSLEQASQRLHGGETSSVQLTEQALARTMAGEGPKVFTRVFQGSALAEARASDTLRAAGLARSPIEGLPISVKDLFDIAGFPTLAGSRLLADAPPAQRTAEVVQRLRQAGAVIVGTTNMTEFAYSGLGLNPHYGTPRNPWQRDVDGGRIPGGSSSGAAISVTDGMAMAGIGSDTGGSVRIPSAFCGLTGFKPTARRVSMQGVLPLSASLDSIGPLAPSVRCCATLDAILSGEPLQELHAAPLQGLRLLAPTNVVLDGMDAAVAAAWELALSRLSQAGAQVTHAVVQPFGELAEINAKGGFTAAEAWAWHRGYLATRLDEYDPRVGTRILRGKDISAADYIDLLARRKHWIARVEAQLADHDALIMPTVPVIAPKIAGLTASDEAYFGSNGLILRNPTLINFLDGCAISLPCHQAGEAPVGLSLAAAGGQDRRLLSMALAVEQLLAQD
- a CDS encoding DcrB-related protein; the protein is MPFAYRTNEALIEIPGELQRDESMNIVHFLTREGRQRRMIISREMLPGDADFDAIVREQVSALKKEKLMKVGEVKSMVISGENWPAISIDAYARMGKEHAWQFHIAFHWAKKYLITVSLNAKEEMSEDEKTEWVKTVQSFKFDL
- the cysK gene encoding cysteine synthase A, with amino-acid sequence MRADNILQTIGKTPHVRINRLFGAGANVWVKSERGNPGGSIKDRIALAMVEDAERSGALQPGGTIIEPTSGNTGVGLALVAAVKGYKLVLVMPESMSIERRRLMLAYGASFDLTPKEKGMKGAIARAQELAAQTPGAWIPQQFENPANIDVHVRTTAEEILADFPEGLDVLITGVGTGGHLTGVARVLKAKFPQLKVFAVEPAASPVISGGQPSPHPIQGIGAGFVPKNLDTSLLDGVIQVEAEPAREYARRSAREEGILVGISSGATLAAIAQKLPELPAGAKVLGFNYDTGERYLSVEGFLPA
- a CDS encoding glutathione S-transferase family protein is translated as MSLDYLHHPQPARKPSSTQAGASLRLYSDSSPNGFKISIALEELGLPYALEHVRIDQGEHRRPGFLRLNPHGRIPVLVDEVHGVTLFESAAILLYLADRTGRLMPAAPPERWQAIQWLLFHAASVGPLLGQRVHFEIFDQHRNPEAVARYRRLTEEAFATLDARLSQHAYLAGKDYSMADIAHFGWTHIARVIDFDFSGFRHLSAWHERVAARPAVQRGIALPAPATGP
- a CDS encoding LysR family transcriptional regulator → MNLRFLETFVLLAELRNFRMTAERLYTTQAAVSSRIATLEQEFGVRLFDRGVREVTLTADGAKALIHAERMLKLMREMREDMLDKQAYAGVIRIGAIESIVHSWFPEFLALLHQRYPRLRVEIASDTTIHMSEQLLKGQLDLSLQAKPVSSGVISHLPLGQFSMRWVASPSLGIGDEALGLAELAAFPIVSFARGTEPVTYIEQLFASEIGATVHLNCIASVATMIRVVCDGLGVATLPPAIIQRELADRSLRLLRVDRQFPSLPLVACYRNDLQNPLTEVAARVAEEAAIAFALRHGADTACPPGSDLAPESR
- a CDS encoding LLM class oxidoreductase → MTSSSTYQPMGASFEAFARHPGYRRMFAPGALTLGIFLPLRFYSGDMRVLEGQARLVEALDRQGFAAAWVRDVPLLDPGFGDAGQLFDPFTYLAFLAARTRHIALATGSAVLPLRHPIDVAKASASIDRLSGGRLVLGVASGDRPMEFPAYGLDHGQRSELFAQSMDYLRQLMHPGRIAIESPLGRFAGAELLPQPVHGSIPLMVTGASGQPLEWIARQADGWLTYPDATHTAEGPLRLARKIAAWRALIPDAGFRPHATNEWLDLVDNPAHPPTPLRGGYLLQTGRQGLIDLLGRWRDAGVNHAALGIQHSRRPASEILQELAQEVLPLFPSHPGPQPAQADW